From the Lepisosteus oculatus isolate fLepOcu1 chromosome 1, fLepOcu1.hap2, whole genome shotgun sequence genome, one window contains:
- the ccdc166 gene encoding coiled-coil domain-containing protein 166: MPKKKADSGPKLKTSEGDGADEAQRPATDKEVLLQKEYEQLTEALNSLRRNVEHLRRENEYLQQEAHQTRMESQEYMSYMSKRTQKRQNAIISLSDQNQVELEKLRRQREELLDTHKGQSTELKRQILEKENELSVLNLEISDMQEYKSLQQQQLGRIQELEQEVLTMRARHSESLQHLKAGFLGNKVQYESQARHEVQALAVAANREASRCLAAHTQQVAQENRQLRGELLQLIQRARDLRLHQGRLQEQGQQLLRERQYVQDLRRLRGPAHCHAGTGEGSTQHT; encoded by the exons ATGCCCAAGAAGAAGGCGGACTCAGGCCCTAAGCTCAAAACAAGTGAAGGAGATGGAGCAGATGAGGCGCAGAGGCCAGCGACTGACAAGGAGGTCCTCCTACAGAAAGA GTATGAGCAGCTGACAGAGGCCCTGAACAGTCTGAGGAGAAACGTGGAGCACCT ACGCCGGGAAAACGAGTATCTGCAGCAGGAGGCTCACCAGACGCGCATGGAGAGT CAAGAGTACATGTCCTACATGTCCAAGAGGACACAGAAACGTCAGAATGCCATCATCAGTCTGAGTGACCAGAACCAAGTAGAACTGGAGAAGctgaggagacagagagaggagctgcTGGACACGCACAAGGGGCAGTCCACtg aGCTGAAAAGGCAGATCCTGGAGAAAGAGAATGAGCTGTCTGTATTGAATCTGGAGATTTCTGATATGCAGGAATATAAG agcctgcagcagcagcagctgggaCGCATCCAGGAGCTGGAGCAGGAGGTGCTGACCATGCGCGCCCGCCACTCCGAGAGCCTGCAGCACCTGAAGGCCGGCTTCCTGGGCAACAAGGTGCAGTACGAGAGCCAGGCCCGGCACGAGGTGCAGGCGCTCGCTGTGGCCGCCAACAGG GAGGCGTCGCGCTGCCTGGCTGCACACACTCAGCAGGTGGCGCAGGAGAACCGGCAGCTGCGCGGGGAGCTGCTGCAGCTGATCCAGCGGGCCCGCGATCTCCGCCTCCACCAGGGCAGGCTGCAGGAGCAGGGCCAGCAGCTGCTCCGGGAGAGGCAGTATGTGCAGGACCTGCGCAGGCTGAGGGGCCCAGCTCACTGCCATGCGGGCACGGGGGAGGGCAGCACCCAGCACACCTGA